CTCAGATTCAGTATCGTATTCaagtacatttatgttaagtttccctgttacaaaataaacatgcaccagaagactagaaattttggttaaaaaaggCTTAAATTCATCGCACAAGGGGCGTTGCCCCCTTGACTTTAACTGGGGGAGGACACCCCTTTCCGCCTACTTTTGGTATATTCCCTGCtacttaaattaatttctacacccctgGTTTGTATTCATGTATTGTACAATAATGGATCTTGTTGGATCCTAGAAGGCTAGGCTATCATTGCACTTAAGTTGCTTCGTTCTTTATATAAAGTAAACATGAGGCTGTGTCTAGAGATGAGACAAAAGAATAATGATAGCAATATGGTAGTTATTTCATTgtataacatatcatatttaaagttttttgtGCAGATACCGTAGTATTTCTGCTGTATTGTTTATAGTTGTTCGATAAAGAGACTGTTCATGTAATTCAAAGCATGGTTTAGacatgtgtttaatatttacatgtattttgagTACTTTATTAGTTAATGAGAATTTGGTGATAGTGGTTATATTTAGACcaatgcataatttaaaatgtgaTCGTATACATGTAAAGTTATGCACAAACTTATCTGCACTTTTAATGCTTGTAGTTAAGTTTTCCCAATTGGCTAAAACAATTCTTACAAACATTTGACAGTTAACATGTTTCAACTGTGGAACAATATGCTGCAAGTTTGTGAACGGAAAGACAagttaataaaatgaaagtttgtGTCATAATCCATtagtatatatttatcaatttactTTCTGAATATGGAATCATTTTGGTCCCTCCTTTCTGACCCAGCTTCAGATAGATGGATATGTACCTCAGGTAACAAAGTTGTTATGGCAACCATGACGCATGGAAATGAttctgtattattttgctctgtattatgttattgtcatgccaaatttgtgtttcattacTGTAACCGTAGTTATTTCATGATGATTCGAAAGCTACATTGTCGGAATGCTTAACACGATTTGTGTGCATAATTTTGGTGTCCTCATCTgctacaaataaaacaaaagttagcCTGAACTTAAAATCTGTGaaagatttgaaaatgaaacttggtgcacatattttttaaaactatttggACATGTGTAGCAAGTTGTACACCTCTGACTTAAAAAATTTTTGACTGTGAGAATATCAAGGCAGTGACATTTGCTTGGGTTGACCTTGTTTTTATCAAGGTAGTGTATTGTTTAAATCCAACGTATCAGAAACCGTTGGAAGTTTATTAACTTTAAGACTCAGAAGACAGACTTTTACCTGGTTTATAAGTTTCAATAGGATCAGTTGCTTAGCACATAGAGTTTTTTGCAAAGCTTGGTTCTGTTGGTGGACACGTAGAGATAACCTTGATTTCCAATTTACTTTTGAACGATATGGTGCAGTCTTCAGACTTGGTATGCTCATTGGTCATTGTCAGTAGATAAAtgctattgattttgggggtcaataggtcaaggtcatgatgaACTTATTAGAAAAATGACTTGAGATGAATCCCATTCGCGGACTtctaattaattttgtttggttGTCTTAATTTACGTATTCATCACCAAGTGAGCTTATGTTTAGTCAGTTAAAGTATACACATGTAGATTTTGGGGggaatatcataaaacaatttgtagTAAAAATTTGAAATGTCCAAATTACAGTTGTATGTATTTCGCATTGTTGCTTTAGCATTTGGCATCACATTTGTATACTTAAACATTTCATGTTGCTACTCCTTGTTTGTGTTGCTTTGTGTTTTTAGTCGGTCTGTTTTcttaatgaaaaatgttgatgtattGCCTTGCTGGTGTTGTGTAGTTATTGGCGGCAGCAGACAGGAATTCTGAAATATTGGCTACCTCCGCCAAAAATTGTTGCAAGATATTGTAATGGAGCTTGGTACACAGGTTTTCAAAACTAACTATATAGTTAGGCTAATAATAACTCTAGCAATAATACTGGTAAATTTTTATGTATGCCTCTTTTTACAAAATTCCATCTGACGGGTTCTCCTGTTTTGATTATGCCATTGTCAGTGCATATGTATTGTCGCCATTAAGTCTTGTGTGAAACTTTGTTTATCTTatccttttgtttgttttatatttagtccgttaatgatgtttagtttagtttagcAATTTAGAAAGAGGTACATATATTGTCTGTGAAtttgttattatacacatttgCACTTTTTGGAAAATCTGTCATGCACATCACAAATAGCTAGTGTCTCTTGAAATCACAATCTACAAAAACCTACTTGAGTGTAATATAACCTCATCAAAATGCAGTATCAATTACTCTTTTATATGTAACTACATGTAACCTTTATCTAAGGTGTTATTAACCGATGTTAGCTAGCAGTCAACCTGTGCACCTGTTCATAGCCTTAGAACCATAATCCCACAGCTTGCAGTCAAGTTTGTAAGCGCAGTCTTAGTGTTTGTGAGTTTTGCCCAATCACCAAGTTCTCATTGCTAcccattttgatatttgttggaTATGTACTCATATTATCTTTGTTTGTACGTTCtgataaaacacatttcatgAGATTGATATTGCGGCTTCAGTGCttgatgttttaatgaaaaatactaTCTATGTAGGGGTTCAaattattcatgaaaaataagcaCAGCAAAGGGCACAGTAAAagttgtttatttgaaaataagaaagtaatGGTGTCATCTTAGTGACAAACTCTAACATAAAAACAGTGTTAAACACTACAGTCATAAGTTTGTTACTTGGTTAGTATGACAGTTCTTTCTTCAAATGGGCACATCAAATCTTGAATATAAATTTGTCCAGCTATGTGTTACATACAAGATTTTAGAATCTACCAGTTCCAAAGTAAAACATGAATTGGTGAGCACAAAATTTGATTCTGAGACCACTGTGATATCAACCATTGTTGGAACACACAGTATGGCAGTATGAAATCTGGTTGTACTTCATGATGTATACTGATCATAATTTTAATACGTGTAATGTGGGTTCCAGTGATGATACATTCCCCTGCCGACAGGTGGGTGAGACACAGGTGATGTGTTATGCCCATTTTATGTGTGTTTGCAGGTTATGTTCACGGAAGAGGATGTTAAGTTCTACTTGGCCGAGCTAGCCCTGGCCCTCGACCACCTGCATAAGGTTGGCATCGTCTACCGCGACCTCAAACCAGAGAAGTAtgcacacacacaaatacactGATTTAAATTCCAAAAAACAAGTACATTATactattaataaaatacaacatgttctaaatgttcaaaatataaacaatctcaCACTTATTCTTATAATGCTTATAGGGGtactgtagtttccattgttgtatttttccAGAACTACATGAAGCagaaagtttattcaaggaAATAACATGACCTGTGATCAAATCatagaataacatatatatttacaataaagaGATAAATTCATTTATGTCAGTAAGATTAATAACAAATGAGTTCAAGTCACAATTTGGTTTGACTGGACTATTTTCTTTTATCGCCTGCAGAATACCTGTTAAGCTATGATTTGCTCTGTTTCAGCATCCTGTTGGATTCCGATGGTCACATTAAGTTGACAGACTTTGGTCTGAGCAAGGAGTCCCTGTTTGAGGACAAGAAGACATATTCGTTCTGTGGGACTGTGGAATACATGGCCCCAGAGGTTGTGAACAGAAAGGGCCATGGCACAGCAGCTGACTGGTGGTCATATGGGGTGCTTATGGTGAGGATGGGGGAGGGCATGGTGCATGTAAATTGGGCATTTTGGACAAAAAGGATCAGTACAAATTACTGTCATGCTTGAAAGTCAGCATAAAATTTGATTGGATATAACCTCTAGAGAACACTTATTTCTGTTGAAGtactaattattaaaacataagtCAATTTGCATAGTGTCTATGAATACGTAATATGCAATATAATGGTTGATTTTCAATGTGTTTACTTCTTTGATTGATTGCTCTAAATGTTAACTTTACAGTTTGAGATGTTGACAGGAGCTTTACCATTCCAAGGCCTAAACAGAAAAGAAACCATGACACAGATTCTCAAGTAAGAAACATTGTAACACATAACATCACTGTACTTTTCTGACTCATATATAATACTCGGTTcacttagtttaaacttatttacaatattgtatTAGTCACTCTTGTTGTCACAATGTTTctcaagagtgtggtcttgtataATGAGAGAAACTCAAGTGTCCGTGGTATACACaattgtccagcttggtgaccacaaacaaaactcacGTTCTCCCAGGCCTGTGTGTGAACTACAGTACTGACAAGACAGACAGGTCCTTAAGTCCTTCAGAGAATATACTCTAAATTATATATCTTTCATATCTAAACAATGTCTTTAAAACAACTGTTATACACAAAAGTGTATGTGGTAATGTACATGGATATCTGTAGGCTAAGACTACATAAAGACTATTTAAGTgtgaatttaactttttatttcagaGCCAAGTTAGGAATGCCTGGATTCCTTTCACCTGATGCACAGAGTTTGTTGAGGGCGCTCTTCAAAAGAAACCCACAAAACAGATTAGGTAAGGAGGTGGAGGACTTGCTTTTCATTGAGTTTAGTTTATCTGAATTGATTTAGCTGGATTGCATATAAACCACAAGCTAATAAGAATGATGCTAGAGTTGGTCCAGTACTGATGCCTGTTTTGTTTTGAGATACCATGAACAAGTGCTCTTCTTTGCCCTCTATGGTGAGAGGTGGTGACCTGTATCAATAGACTAAATCACTTAggtgtttctttttttactgaaaatgtGGCCGAGAATTGGGAAATGggaagacatattgtttttgctaaaGTTGTCTGTATGACATTTGTCTGTCTGTCACTAATCTCATCTGCCCCATTACTCTTGAACCGCTTGAAGGATTCTGAAATAACTACCCACAATGTTCACAATATTAAGATGATGTGCAGAGCTCATGTAACAACCAGGTAAGTTCAAGGTTATGGTCACACAtacaggtcaaaggtcatatgactatatTTTGTGTCTGCTCCATTTCTCTTAAACCGCTTCcagaattttgaaaataacacacCAGAAATGATCACCATATTGAGATGATGTCACACCTAGAGGCCAAAGGGCATATGACATTTGTGCGCCTATTAGGAGACAtcagtttttttattacaaaaacaaccatTTAGTTTGATATGTTACTGCATACGATCAGAGAGTCCTTTCATTGCCAGGTTCCAGTAGTATCGGCATTGAAGAGTTGAAGCGGCACGCGTTCTTCTCCACAATAGACTGGGAGAGGTTGATATTACGGGAGGTGAACCCACCGTTCAAACCTGCCGTTGTGCAGACTGATGACGCTTTCTACTTTGATCCAGAGTTTACATCAAAAACACCTAAAGGTAGAACTTCTTGCTCTCATTGAATAGAAATTAAGCAATTAATATTCaaactgattttattttatctttggAATGGAATACACAgttgtcaaataaatacatgttcatgtatgCAAACTTGCACTGTACTTCGTGATTAGTTCAAAtgattaagtttgtttttttgaaggGATCATAGATAGCATTGTTGGTCATATTGATAAAAGGTGTTTTCCTCTGtaattcattttgttaattACTCATTACATATAAGTTCAGCAACATAACAACAACCTTGACTTCACCTATTGCTTTTCTATAATAGTTCTTCAGagtgtattttaattgttaaccATTGTGACATTAAATCAAGCTTACCCTAACCTTACCCTGTTCTCCTCTGTGCCCAGATTCTCCAGGTATTCCCCCCAGTGCCACAGCCCATGAGCTATTCCGTGGGTTCAGCTTTGTCGCCCCGGCCCTCCTAGATGATGTCATGCAGACTTCCAACCCACTAGAAACCCAAGTCAGCCTCGCTAAGGTGAATCATAATGTTCCAAActggttaaaaaaaattattgttgCATTTCCAGGAAAGCATGTTTCAAGTTAAAAGCTTGTgttcatttatgataaaatgtattcatgCTGTATAGTAACCATGTTGTATTGTGTATTGGGTTTAACTTATGCTGAGCATAACAATGTTTTGTGTTTCTTCTTGCAGCTTCCTGGGGTTAAGACTTCTCAATTTATTGACGAGTATGAATTAAAGGAGGTAGGTATCAACACTTTTGTACTAATTctaatattaaacataaaggCCCATTAGCTGCAGTTAATCAAATTCaaagtatttctttaaagaaaatgcatagCATGTATGTGATAAGTAATAACATGAAATCAATTGTGTATTATAagacatataaacacaattctaGATTGTGATAGAATTTACCAACATTGGAGCGAAAGTTGttacattgaaatgtttatattgtttgaacaCATTTTGAGACAAAGTTATTTGTATGTTGGTCAACATGTTTCGCTATCAGCAGGTTAATATGAAGTGTTCAGGAGACCTAATGCAAGCactaatttatttcttttttcataaatataaacaaataaatgatcaaaactGGGAGCGAGGCTTTAAACTTTTTAATCTTTGCTTTTTGGAGCTCTCTATCTGCTTGTGACATCATCTTTGCTATGATTTACTggtatatatatcttaaaaataaaaaagttttacataAAGCAAACATTCAGAAAAAAAGGTTACATGGTATGGAATTTATGAGGCAAATTTGCTGTTAGTAATAACAATAAGCCTTGTTAAGTGAGTGAGATTTCAGAAACAAGTCTTAATACATTTCATATAGCATATTTCATATTAagataatattataatagaaaATACAATACTACAAGAGATATTTATGTTGCTGAACATAAAATGTCGCTTTCCAATGCCCTCAATTGAAAATTTATAATGCCTTTTTTTCATGATGATCATTTAAgataataatacaaaagaaaatataatttttttgaacatttgCTTCAGGATATTGGCATTGGTTCGTATTCTGTGTGTAAGAGATGTGTACATCGGGTCTCTGGGAACAGCTTTGCAGTGAAGGTAAGTTTTCTCCATATTAACACagctttttcataaaaaaaaagtaaGATAAATGCaggtttattaaatgttaaacaattatagttcggtagatttatataatttaaaactgaaagCTATTCAAGAACATCAATTGTTAATGACAGGGCCGATCTTTGATTTGTAGTTTTACAATATGTAAAGGGATTGAATTGTAAATGTTGCGTTTGTTCAAGTATAGAAAACTGACATCTATTAATCAACCAATAAAAGGAGCTGTTTCATGTTGGATTTTCAATCCATCCAATGGAAGGTCTTGTGACAAACAGCCTAGCTACAACCATTTTGTTCATGTGATTCATTATCTGCAGACAATAAATCTTAAATACTAAACTATATCTTACGTAACGCAAAGCTCATTTActtcatattttgttgtaaGGTACATGTACTCAGTTGTAACATCAATATGTTCATTCCTGTTTTATAAGTGTTCTGATATCTCTGTACAGATAATGGATAAGGAAAAGGTGGACCCATCTGAGGAGGTTGAGATCTTACTGAGGTTCGGCCACCACCCCAATATAATCACTCTCAGAGATGTAAGTAGAAAGGGCCACATTGATGCCAGGCTACCAGTGAGCTTTCATATTGGTGTTCTGTCAAAATGGAAATACTGGTATGAATAATTTAGTGTGAATgagatatttgaatatttaaatgtgaCATTAGGTCTACCATATGAGCATTGAAATCAACAAATCAACACCAACCTTTTCTTAAAACAtcttatatattctttaaaactcCCTGTTAGGCTGTATCATATCGTATTTTATGGTAGAAAAGCACACAGTCCATGGTACTACCCATTTACAAGTACTGTATTTCCCCGCCTATAATATGTGaaaattgggtcccgattttaATCTGAAAGTAGGGGACGATTATTGATTAGTTTTTCAATGGTATTTCCTCACAAGCCTAGATGCAAATGTGGTATATACGGTAGTTGGTTAACCACCCGAGAGGCAAATGGCATCATACAGTATTCGACTGACCATTTTATTGTCTATTGATACAGGAAGTATGGGACATCAAGAAATCAAAGTGCTGGATAAACGAGTCTATTAAAAAACACTTAGGGTGTGGTCTTATAAGTGGATCGCCTTATAGACAAGGAAATATGGTAGTTTACCTTTTACCTGTAATTTATACTTGTGCCCATCTTGCAGGTGTTTGACAATGGTAGCAAGGTGTACATGGTGACAGAGTGGCTACAGGGGAAGGAACTCTTGGACAAGATTTTACTGCAGCGTTTCTTCTCCGAGCGTGAGGCAAGCTCGGTCCTACAGGTTGTCACAAAAACCGTCGAGTACCTTCATCAGAATGGGGTAGGTTGTGTTAAAGGAACTAGACAGAGTATTCtaattttttatatgtactcaagtaaaacttgatatttttttgtttgtccaTGATAATAATAGGTGAATGTTAAGTTGAGTAGGGCAGTCTATTCAGCCTCCAAATCCACAGATTTCTGACAcgatcttaagtcccttataacaggatcaagttttgttgtttttttggtataAATCCTGCAATCTTCTCCTTTTGAGACTTGttaaggaaattattttaaagttaaacaatttgagtattataaataagtaaattgGCTAAATTACAAAATGATACTTAAACCTGTCAcacttataatataatataaatatttttagaacTTAATCCCTTCATAAGAATAATTGCAGGGGTTTTTGAACTAAGAAGGCTTATGTAGAAGGAAGATGATGGGAGTTCTTTTGGCAATAATAAACACAGAAAGAGTAAATATCTTATTTCCGTTGATCACCTAGAAATGCCCATTTGTACCATAAGATGTTACTCAAagttttgttatattgtttattcCCAGGTTGTGCACAGGGATCTCAAGCCATCGAACATTCTCTACGCAGACACGAGTGGTAACCCTGAGAGTCTGCGTATTTGTGACTTTGGATTTGCCAAACAGCTGCGGGCAGATAACGGCCTGCTCATGACTCCATGCTACACTGCAAACTTTGTAGCACCAGAGGTGGGCTTCACTCAATACTTGATGTTAGCAATGTAAAAAGGGAATATGTCAGGTTTTGGCAATGAAAGACTTTCACTGTGttgatttaatcattttaacacTTACTTAAATTGGCTAACTGCAGTAAAAAAAGAATTGAATACGTAAccatttgtatttgttatgcCAGATGAATTTCCATgtacttaatattttttatggttAACAAAGCTGGTGATAGAGTTTAAATTTCATCATAAGCTTGTTAGTACTGCCTTGGTATAGATTCATTTCTGACATTCACACACGTAATATTGATCTCCGATGTTGTTTCAGGTGTTGAAGCGGCAGGGATATGACGCTGCCTGTGATATCTGGAGCCTGGGGGTGCTGCTCTACACCATGCTGGCAGGGTAAGTCGAgttacattatacattgtacTCCCTTCACATTGGAGGTGCTTGATtccttgtttatatatttggtaCTTCAATAATCTTTTATGACGGTTATTTTAATTCTATTATTTGTACTGTTGggttgaaaaatacaaaaatgaaaaattatagtGCTTCTTTTATATAACATCCTCCTTCCTGAAATTTCATTCGTTCTTTGACTATTTATACACTTTAACTTTGGCAGGCACACACCATTTGCGAATGGACCAAATGACACGCCTAATGACATTCTGGGTCGAATCGGGGAGGGCAAGTTCACCCTTAGTGGCGGAAATTGGGACTCAGTCTCTCCTGCTGCAAAGGTTAGGCAGATAACTCATGATTTTagatgtttaatataaataaatattaatagcTACATGGCCACAATTTTTCCCACTTAAAAAAGGGCCAAAATAtcgttaatatttatttatctaaacaaatcatatgcttttttgttttgattgataaagtcaaatgagttaaacataataatgcattataaataaaaaaaattggcatcaacctatattgtgtgccATCATATATCATATAACACTTGCTGATTTATAGCACTAAATACACAAAGTGTTGCAGAAAGCATGCAGATAATTAGCGCTAATGACGTCACATCAAAATACATGTGTAGTATCTCATGAATACagttaaataataacaaattttgTTGGCAGGATCTGGTGAACAAGATGTTGCACATTGACCCCCACAAGCGCCTGAGAGCGGGGGAGGTCCTAAAGCACCCCTGGATTGCCAAGCGAGACCAGTTGCCTCACATGAGGCTCACTCTGCAGGATGCAAACGCTGTCAAGGTAACGTTGGGTGGGATAATGGCTTGAATTGACCAGTCGCTAGTTGTCAATTTAACTTTCAGTTGATCCATAATaggattatattttgtaaaataaatatgagcACATGGTTGCATTATCCAATGGATGAACTGGTGAGCCTCCAACAAATGATCGCAATAATTAGCAATATTTTGATTGGTGATGGATCCATCACAGGTGCATTGGTTTATTACACCAAAGCAGTGACTGTCCTACAtcttaatatttctttaatctTGCCTGTTGGATATTGATGACaaggaaaaatataaaattccattacataatacattgttataattatgtaaagcGTCTTAAATTAGTGGAATGTGGTGTTTTTCAGGGAGCAATGGCAGCTACATTCAAAGCATTAAATTCCCAGCCCAAAGTCGCCGCCCTTGAGCCAGTAGGAGCGTCATTCCTAGCCCAGCGGCGTGGGAAAGCCCGCCCCAAGAGTTCAACAGCTGTATGATATGCCCAGGGCATCCCATCTCTCACCTGAACAGCAGTTGCAGCATCTTTGATCTACCCATGCATATATAGTTAAAAGTTGGACCTATAGATAGTCACCTGTACAACAATGGTTGATCATGTTGCTTTGCGGTCATGTGACAGTTAGATGACCCACACGTCAGTATGTTGTATAGTTTTGTATTTCAGTGGATGTACAAAATTGGCGTTAGCAGTAATGTTGGTTAAGATATCAGGCTTTTTTGTAAGGTTACATGTTCAGTGGTTGCAAATAATACAGGATCTATTTCATTATCAGATATACtttgatttaattgaaatacattGTTTGTTACTTGTACTATTATCTAGCACCATGTTGCTAgtgattaatgaaataaatgttttgattgttgaaatgtaatataaaactaCTAATTTTGTAGACTAGATACACTGAACACATTCAGTGTACATTCTTTTGttacatttgttattttgttaaacataaatgtCAGTTAGTgcttattttttcttatataattatatatcttctTGTATCTTGCTATCTTTGTTTTTGGCATAATACGTAAATATCTTTTTTGTACTTAATTGAGTGACTGATCTTACACTGTGAGATTGATCGTTTTGTACTGTTTGTATGGTACATACACTGTTGGTTGTAAATCATGACAGTTGTTGCCATTGAATGGTTAGTCAAAAGATTTGTAAAATGGGAAACTATCACTTTCAAAATATGAGGGCTTGGGGCAAGATGGATGTAATTGCTTataaaaatgagtaaaattaGCGCCTTCTTGCACTAAGCTCTCAGAATACACTGAGACATGTACTTTTAGGGCAGTTATagttaaattgttttcatttttttttagataaaatataattgcgCTTCAAGTGT
The DNA window shown above is from Mya arenaria isolate MELC-2E11 chromosome 6, ASM2691426v1 and carries:
- the LOC128238120 gene encoding ribosomal protein S6 kinase alpha-1-like isoform X1 — encoded protein: MPLAQLADPWKPMDVSNDEGSLEDMLVDDQYDADNDKEIEIGNESIGKDGERVDPSNFELLKVLGQGSFGKVFLVRKITGKDAGTLFAMKVLKKATLKVRDRQRTKMERDILADVNHPYIVRLHYAFQTEGKLYLILEFLRGGDLFTRLSKELQIDGYVPQVMFTEEDVKFYLAELALALDHLHKVGIVYRDLKPENILLDSDGHIKLTDFGLSKESLFEDKKTYSFCGTVEYMAPEVVNRKGHGTAADWWSYGVLMFEMLTGALPFQGLNRKETMTQILKAKLGMPGFLSPDAQSLLRALFKRNPQNRLGSSSIGIEELKRHAFFSTIDWERLILREVNPPFKPAVVQTDDAFYFDPEFTSKTPKDSPGIPPSATAHELFRGFSFVAPALLDDVMQTSNPLETQVSLAKLPGVKTSQFIDEYELKEDIGIGSYSVCKRCVHRVSGNSFAVKIMDKEKVDPSEEVEILLRFGHHPNIITLRDVFDNGSKVYMVTEWLQGKELLDKILLQRFFSEREASSVLQVVTKTVEYLHQNGVVHRDLKPSNILYADTSGNPESLRICDFGFAKQLRADNGLLMTPCYTANFVAPEVLKRQGYDAACDIWSLGVLLYTMLAGHTPFANGPNDTPNDILGRIGEGKFTLSGGNWDSVSPAAKDLVNKMLHIDPHKRLRAGEVLKHPWIAKRDQLPHMRLTLQDANAVKGAMAATFKALNSQPKVAALEPVGASFLAQRRGKARPKSSTAV
- the LOC128238120 gene encoding ribosomal protein S6 kinase alpha-1-like isoform X2; amino-acid sequence: MPLAQLADPWKPMDVSNDEGSLEDMLVDDQYDADNDKEIEIGNESIGKDGERVDPSNFELLKVLGQGSFGKVFLVRKITGKDAGTLFAMKVLKKATLKVRDRQRTKMERDILADVNHPYIVRLHYAFQTEGKLYLILEFLRGGDLFTRLSKEVMFTEEDVKFYLAELALALDHLHKVGIVYRDLKPENILLDSDGHIKLTDFGLSKESLFEDKKTYSFCGTVEYMAPEVVNRKGHGTAADWWSYGVLMFEMLTGALPFQGLNRKETMTQILKAKLGMPGFLSPDAQSLLRALFKRNPQNRLGSSSIGIEELKRHAFFSTIDWERLILREVNPPFKPAVVQTDDAFYFDPEFTSKTPKDSPGIPPSATAHELFRGFSFVAPALLDDVMQTSNPLETQVSLAKLPGVKTSQFIDEYELKEDIGIGSYSVCKRCVHRVSGNSFAVKIMDKEKVDPSEEVEILLRFGHHPNIITLRDVFDNGSKVYMVTEWLQGKELLDKILLQRFFSEREASSVLQVVTKTVEYLHQNGVVHRDLKPSNILYADTSGNPESLRICDFGFAKQLRADNGLLMTPCYTANFVAPEVLKRQGYDAACDIWSLGVLLYTMLAGHTPFANGPNDTPNDILGRIGEGKFTLSGGNWDSVSPAAKDLVNKMLHIDPHKRLRAGEVLKHPWIAKRDQLPHMRLTLQDANAVKGAMAATFKALNSQPKVAALEPVGASFLAQRRGKARPKSSTAV